A window of the Eubalaena glacialis isolate mEubGla1 chromosome 9, mEubGla1.1.hap2.+ XY, whole genome shotgun sequence genome harbors these coding sequences:
- the ALG2 gene encoding alpha-1,3/1,6-mannosyltransferase ALG2 — protein MAEEQGQDEDLGPKPSVLFLHPDLGVGGAERLVVDAALALRARRCSVKIWTAHYDPGHCFAESRELPVRCAGDWLPRSLGWGGRGAAICAYVRMIFLALYVLFLGDEEFDVVVCDQVSACIPVFKLARRRKKILFYCHFPDLLLTRRDSFIKRLYRAPIDWVEEYTTGMADCILVNSRFTAAIFKETFKSLSHIDPDVLYPSLNITSFDSAVLEKLDDIVPKEKKFILLSINRYERKKNLTLALEALVKLRGRLSSQDWGKVHLIIAGGYDERVLENVQHYQELKKMVQQSDLGQYVTFLRSCSDKQKISLLHGCTCVLYTPSNEHFGIVPLEAMYMQCPVIAVNSGGPLESIVHSVTGFLCEPDPVDFSEAIERFIHEPSLKATMGLAGRARVKEKFSPEAFTEQLYQYVTKLLV, from the exons ATGGCGGAGGAGCAAGGCCAAGATGAGGACCTGGGTCCTAAACCGTCCGTGCTGTTTCTGCACCCGGACCTGGGTGTGGGCGGCGCCGAGCGGCTGGTTGTGGACGCAGCGCTGGCGCTGCGGGCGCGCAGATGTAGCGTGAAGATCTGGACGGCGCACTACGACCCCGGCCACTGTTTCGCGGAGAGCCGCGAGCTGCCGGTGCGCTGCGCCGGGGACTGGCTGCCTCGCAGCCTGGGCTGGGGCGGCCGCGGCGCCGCGATCTGCGCCTACGTGCGCATGATCTTCCTGGCTCTGTACGTGCTGTTCCTTGGCGACGAGGAGTTCGACGTGGTAGTGTGCGACCAG GTGTCTGCCTGTATCCCAGTGTTCAAGCTGGCCAGACGGCGTAAGAAAATCCTGTTTTACTGTCACTTCCCAGATCTGCTTCTCACCAGGAGAGATTCTTTTATTAAACGCCTATACAGGGCCCCAATTGACTGGGTAGAGGAGTACACCACAGGCATGGCAGACTGCATCTTGGTCAACAGCCGGTTCACAGCTGCCATTTTTAAGGAAACGTTCAAGTCCCTGTCTCACATAGACCCCGATGTCCTCTACCCATCTCTGAATATCACCAGCTTTGATTCAGCTGTTCTTGAAAAGCTTGATGACATAGTCCCCAAGGAGAAAAAATTCATACTCCTCTCCATCAACAgatatgaaaggaagaaaaatctgacTTTGGCACTAGAAGCCCTAGTAAAGCTGCGTGGAAGATTGTCATCCCAAGATTGGGGCAAAGTTCATCTGATCATTGCAGGTGGTTATGATGAGAGAGTCCTGGAGAATGTACAACACTACCAGGAATTGAAGAAAATGGTCCAGCAGTCTGACCTAGGCCAGTACGTGACTTTCCTTCGGTCTTGCTCGGACAAACAGAAAATCTCACTCCTCCACGGCTGCACGTGTGTGCTTTACACACCAAGCAATGAGCACTTTGGCATCGTTCCCTTGGAGGCCATGTACATGCAGTGCCCAGTCATTGCTGTTAATTCAGGCGGGCCCTTGGAGTCCATTGTCCACAGTGTCACAGGGTTTCTGTGTGAGCCTGACCCAGTTGACTTCTCAGAAGCAATAGAAAGGTTCATCCATGAACCTTCCTTAAAGGCCACAATGGGACTGGCCGGAAGAGCCAGGGTGAAAGAGAAGTTTTCCCCTGAAGCATTTACAGAACAGCTTTACCAATATGTCACCAAACTGCTGGtataa
- the SEC61B gene encoding protein transport protein Sec61 subunit beta, which yields MPGPTPSGTNVGSSGRSPSKAVAARAAGSTVRQRKNASCGTRSAGRTTSAGTGGMWRFYTEDSPGLKVGPVPVLVMSLLFIASVFMLHIWGKYTRS from the exons ATG CCTGGTCCGACCCCCAGTGGCACTAACGTGGGCTCCTCAGGGCGCTCTCCCAGCAAAGCAGTGGCCGCCCGGGCGGCGGGATCCACAGTCCGGCAGAG GAAAAATGCCAGCTGCGGAACGAGGAGCGCAGGCCGCACGACCTCAGCAGGCACTGGGGGGATGTGGCGATTCTACACGGAAGATTCACCGGGGCTCAAAGT TGGCCCTGTTCCAGTACTGGTTATGAGTCTTCTGTTCATCGCTTCTGTATTTATGTTGCACATTTGGGGCAAGTACACTCGTTCATAG